In the Salvia miltiorrhiza cultivar Shanhuang (shh) chromosome 8, IMPLAD_Smil_shh, whole genome shotgun sequence genome, ttaacaaAGTGCAAGTGAAGTTTAGTAAAGCTATAAGTGAAAATTTAACATCCTTGTTCGCAATGgtgacataataaaagaaaaaaaatgaagcaTAATTACAAAACAGTAGAAGTTTTGATTAATCTGCCAATCATAAGTCATAGACTTAATAGAACCAACAACATTCAAGCATTCAAATATTCAATGCCCCGTGCGCTTCTTCAATTACTGCGACGACTTCGTCAATCTCGGCTGGCCGCACCTCACCTAGCTCAcacataaatttattataaatctTACTCTGGTTCAATTTGTTATTCATTCTAAATGATAAGATGTTGCATGTAATTGAATTTGTGAGCAAGCAATTCAAAAGAAATTGGAACCATATATATGGAGTTTagatatatatactaattaatattaatcCCATAATGATCAATTGTCAAAGCTTTTTAAAAACAATGACCTCAATCAATTAACCATAGAATAATGCGGAGAAGCTAGACATGCCATCAATGTAATTAATTACAATCccaaaattaaaacaataataatgGATCCTACTCTATAGAAATTGATGTAACAAAGTTATGGGTTTAATTAATCAATAACAAACTAGTTTAATAgagaaaatttttatttatttaatttattttttttaataagaataggatttagttattttattgtattatctacattttacttatttttttttatttttttcacattttttattttatattttaataaaaataaaaaagttacaaaaaaataactacaatgtagagaatacaatgaactaactaaatcttatttttatttaaaaaataaattaaataaattaaataaattaaactttttttatttaagtaatttgtgtgtggccacaatgtggctgtttagcatcaCTCTTAATTAATTGAGTAGAGGATTTAACAGAAAATACCAAATCTGGAAAGATATGCAATCATAGATATAATGCATGTTAGAGTTGGCTGAAATAACTCGATTCAGAATCTTCTCATTAATTTCCTTTAATCCAATGCATTGGTATATATATTTCTGCAGATTCCTGTACATAGGAAAAATTAATAGATGCATGTGATACGCCTACTTTAAATTTGATGCATGGTATAGATAAAATCTATTAGGTGTTACATCTCTTAGTTATGATTATGGTGTCCGTACAGAAGTTTGGTATGctgctaatttttttttaggtttaCTCATTGGTTATAAATACCGATAGaagttttcaaaaaaaaaaatagcgatAGAAGCTttcgaaaaaaagaaaaagaaaaagcgATAATATTGCAGCTATGGCTAATTCGTTGTTGTTTTGTGGCATTGCTTTACTAACAATGGTTTCAGTGAGCAGTCTGAGGTCCGGTGGCGGCGATCCTCGACCGGATATAGACAAAGTGCCTGAATTTGCGAGATGGCTTGTCCGGCGTGCCAAGTTTGGCACTCTAGCGATCGTGCAGATGGTGGAGGTACCGGAGCCGTTCGGGTACATCGCTTCTTACAGCGATGGCGGCACCGGAAGCCCCTATTTTTATCTATCCTCACTCGACCCGGCGGGGGCGTACGCGTCGACCAACACCGCGCTAGCTTGCCTCACGATCAGTGAGGTGTTTATCAATGGCTGCGGCGGCGTGGATCCGCAGTCGCCTGGCTGCGCCAAGGTCGCACTGACAGGACGGGTATATATACAGAATTCAGTTTTGTTGTAAATTATTATCtgactcactctctctctctctctatttcagCTTCGTATGCTCCCCGGAGACTCTGACGAGGGTGGCATGGCCGAGGGCGCCTTATTCCGCGACCACCCCGCCTTTGCCAGTATGAATTACTCTAATATTTTTCCTTTATTATGTCTAGCTAGTAAtaacttctttttttctttaattaatgtGCAGGATTCCCGAGGCAAAACGGCACTTTTGCCGTTTACAAGCTGGACATCGAGAGAATTTTCCTCGTCAATAAGGCCGCGCCGGCGAGGGACCTCACGGTCGACGACTACTTCGACGCCTAGGCTAGCTAAGGGAGGCTGCCATATGTAATAATATCACTAATTAATATTATCCAACTAACTTGCCTTGTTTTTATGATTCCATTGCAAGCACTCAAATTCAATTATACCAGCTTATCATTAAGGAAATATAATTAGAGTAATTTTTATAAGTTTCTGTGTACGTAACTGCAAAAATATATACTACgtactaattaaaattaatcttatAAATTCCTATAAACTAAGCTCACATCACATCCAAATCAGAATTTCCACTCACTTGTCCACAACCATAGAttctaaataaattaaacaacaaCTAACAAGAAACAAAGAGAAGCCAATTCGATTTCAAAAAGTAATGATCATGCCGCGGTTAAATAAATGATAAAGATTTATCACATCACATTGATGTAGTTTTCTGACAAAATGATGTTGAGaatattcattaattaattatagttcagaaataatactaatatttaaaatttgaacCATTGGAACTAAAATTTGAACGCATTAGGAAGTTGGAAAATAAAGCATCAATTATATATCTTCTCCTCTGCACGCATCCGTTAATTTTATAACGCATTGGAAATCGAGAAATCACGGAAACTAACATTAATCTAATTTCCTTTATATTTTCTTTCTATCTTAGAGGACAAATAAATAGAAAGAAAATTGGCtggtaaaataattttaagagtTGATCCATATAACCACTCCTTTCACATTACAACTTACAAAGATTAataaaacatactccctccgtcccaccttcATAGTccatttcattttttcacacatattaacaaATTGCAATAAATAGTGCTTGGAAAATTCAAATAGTacttgaaaaatacaaaatatatataattattcaattttgtccttatttattctatgtttgactatatttaaataaggttactttggtaaaaaaaaagaaatttaatgctAATTTAGTTTAGAAAATGGACTATATTGTGGGACatctaaaaaggaaataagGGACTATGAAGgctggacggagggagtatatactaaTACAAAATTATAAGGACCTACACGTGTTTTCCCAAAAATAAATGCATGCATATGACTAATTATCTCATGTGACTAATCTTATTCCCCTATTTATGTATATCCAAATATATGCATAGCAACTTCATTTTCGATTAGCGGTAGTTTTTTGTCACTAATTATATAccctatttaattatatatatatatatatatatatatatatatatatatatagggagtggttcaaataagaaccactaaataaaattagaacggagaactattttaagtcattcgatcatcaagatctacggtggatgcatcatcttggtggatgaatgcagatcctgggttcgaatcctgaagggagcaaaatttttattattttcggatgcattaaatttaatagcgaatgcattaatttatataacaGATGCAtagattttaatggttcttatgttctcacgataagtgtggttctcattataaccacaccctatatatatatatatagggtgcggttatagtgagaaccacaattatcgtgagaacataagaaccaataaaattactgcatctgctatacaaattaatgcatccgctattaaatttaatgcatccgaaaaaaataatttttttgctcccttcaggattcgaactcagcacctgcatccatccaccaagatgatgcatccaccgtagatcttgatgatcgaatggcttaaaatggttctccgttcttattttattagaggttcttatttgaacatccccctatagggtgtggttctagagagaactacattatttgtgagaacgggagaaccatcaaatctaatgcatccactgtaaaaattaatgcattcgctgttaaaattaatgcactaaaaaaataaaaaataaaatgctcccttcaggattcgaacccaggatctgcattcatccaacaagatgatgcatccaccgtagatcttgatgatcgaatggctgaaaatggttctccggtcttcttttatttatggttctttcttgaacctctccatctccatatatatatatatatatatatatatatatatatatatatataggaatgggatcatatagatcccaatgcttataatagatccctagatccaaatcttgaccacacatttatgacatgtggcgcatcaagatggtgacacgtggcaaggattccaaggcaaaatctggagg is a window encoding:
- the LOC131001194 gene encoding uncharacterized protein LOC131001194 isoform X2, encoding MANSLLFCGIALLTMVSVSSLRSGGGDPRPDIDKVPEFARWLVRRAKFGTLAIVQMVEVPEPFGYIASYSDGGTGSPYFYLSSLDPAGAYASTNTALACLTISEVFINGCGGVDPQSPGCAKLRMLPGDSDEGGMAEGALFRDHPAFARFPRQNGTFAVYKLDIERIFLVNKAAPARDLTVDDYFDA
- the LOC131001194 gene encoding uncharacterized protein LOC131001194 isoform X1 — encoded protein: MANSLLFCGIALLTMVSVSSLRSGGGDPRPDIDKVPEFARWLVRRAKFGTLAIVQMVEVPEPFGYIASYSDGGTGSPYFYLSSLDPAGAYASTNTALACLTISEVFINGCGGVDPQSPGCAKVALTGRLRMLPGDSDEGGMAEGALFRDHPAFARFPRQNGTFAVYKLDIERIFLVNKAAPARDLTVDDYFDA